The Triticum urartu cultivar G1812 chromosome 6, Tu2.1, whole genome shotgun sequence genome includes the window CGGCGAAACGCGCGGCGATCTGCGAGGTAGTTACAGCGAACAAAGTAGCAATCATGTGCTTGCAGGAAACTAAGATAGATATCTGGTCACCGAGCATCGTCAAGGAAATCGGTGGCGCTGCTCTGGCTGAATGTGTCTTCCTCCCTGCGATCGGTTCCCGCGGTGGAGCTACTATCTTCTGGAACAGGGACCTAGTCAGCATTGCATCGCATGCTGTAGGCAAATTCATGATCACTGCAAAAGTGACACTCCTCCGGCAATCCAAAAGCTTCTGGCTCACGACTGTGTACGGCCCAGCAGACGACGCTAGAAAAACTGCTTTCCTCGCCGAGTTAGCTAGAACGGCCCACCCACCATCTGATCCATGGCCCATCAACGGAGATTTTAACCTCATTTACGAGGCAAGGGACAAGAACAACCATCATCTGAACCACCGGATCATGGGCATGTTTAGGCGTGCCATCGACAACGCCGGCCTGAAAGAAATTAAGTGCAAGAATCACCGCTTCGCGAGAACCCGACGCTCATCAACATCGACAAATTCTTCCGCAACTGCAGCTGGGAAGACCTGTTCCCCTCAAGCATGCTGATGGTCGCATCCACGGCGTGCTCTGACCACTGCCCTCTGCTCCTTGCTGATGCAGCTGCTCCCCGCCGTCGCGCCCAATTCAAATTTGAAAGCTTCTGGCCGCAGTTCCCGCGCTTCCACGAGACGGTCATAGGTGATCCGCCTGAGCAGATGGCTCATCTCGAGAAACTTAAGTCTAAACAACCAAGTGCGAGACACAATTCAGTGGAAGCACACGGCCTCGGGATCCTTCTCCACCAGCTCGGCATACAACTGCCAATTCCAAGGGATGATCAAGACTAACTTCAGAAAGATGCCCTGGCAAGTTTGGGCACCGGCCCAGCTAAAATTTATGGTCTGGCTACTCCTCAAGAACATATTACGGTGCAATGACCGGCTCCAGAGAAGAGGATGGCCAAATGAGTATTTCTGCCAGCTTTGTTTCAGAAATCTGGAAACCTCGCAACACCTGTTCTGGCAATGCCCCTTTTCATCTACAATCTGGGCAAGAACGGCTCAAGGAAACGCATGCAATACCATGCATCCCACAATTTGGCAGCACAAGAACAAAGTTGTGGAGATCATAGCCGAGATGCTAAACGGAGCAAGACCCGAGCACAAGAAGGGAGTCAGGACAATGATCATCTTGGTACTGGGAGACATTTGGCAGCAGCGCAACGAGTGCACCTTCAGACATAAGATAGCAAACCTGACTGAAGCCATGGCGAGCATCAGAAGAACTTTCGAATTATGGCGCCAAGCAGGAGCAGTCCACCTAGAGCACCCATTTTGGGACCCTCCCTGAGGGATTAGCTTGCTAGTCTAGCCCCCGGCTAATTTTGTTTTTCATTTCTTCTCTTTTCCTCCTTGATCACTCGATCGAACACCACCTATTGTTTTTTCCCGCCTGCTTCCTGCTATGAAATCAATATATGCCAGCCATCAGCTGGTCCGTTCAGAAAAAAACACTACTCTGTCACATCTAGGCATGCGGTTGGAATCCCGAATCCCGAATGCCGCCTGGGAGACCCAAATAGGTCGCTTCTAGGGCTAGGTGTGAAATTCCTGCGAGAGAGAGAATGACCCAACGTTACTCTGTCACATCTACGCATGCGGTTGGAATCCAGGGCTAGGTGTGAATGCCCACAGCTTGCAAGGCTCGGATTTTGCACGGAGGCATGGTTCACTACACGCCTCCTTAACCGTATTGCGGCAATTGGGCGCTGGGGCTAAAATCTTCGTGCCATATCAGCGGTTCTAGGTCAAATGGTCATGTGGAGGGAAAGATTCCCATTGTCCCCACCTCTCTGATTGACTGGTTGGCGATCAAAACTGCATGCATTGGTTGGGTTTGCACCGGTGCCCAATGCCAACCATTCATGTCGTCGTTGGAGCGTGACCTATGTTCTATGAGGAAGTCGTCGAGAGTGGTGCTCAACGCACATAACACTTAGTGTTTCCGCTTTCGAAGTTCCATGACTCCCAGTAGTCCAAGCCTTACCAAGTCCCTCCGACTCTGATTCCCGTCCTCTGGCCAAGTCGGGCTCTAGGAAGGTGGGAGAGTCACTCTCCTCTTGAGTTTATTCAAGTGGGAGTGAATGATTTACATGCCCATGCAGGGGCTTATATAGCCTATGGGTCCTTGACAAATAACCGATGCTACGCTTGAAAAGAGGTGGGAGGGTAGAACGAGGTGATCTTTGGTCCATGAGTCCATGGGCTCCTAGTTGGGCTAGGAGGGGAGTTGTAGCCCATGGAAGTTAGATTTTGTCAACCATATGAAGGCTTTCTTGCTTGGGCTTTGGGCTTCTTTGGTCTTTTGCCTTCATCTTTGACTTGTTCTTATATGTGCTCTCCTTCTTTTGACTTGTTGACCATAAAGACTTTCTTTGACTTTTGTTGACCAGAGTAGCTTGTCtggagccatggtagcttgcttgGACTTTTGTTGACCTCCCTGACTTGTGTTGACTGCTTTTGTTTTTTGTTGACCGGCCACGTGGATTGCTATGTAAGACTTAGGTGGGACCCCGGTATAACTTTAGTTATTCCCTCAACAGTAAGATAGTGTTAGAATGCCATATTAATTGATTTAGTAAAAGCTGCAAGCTTGCGTAAGCAAAGGCTGAGAAATTATACAACGTGTTTGCAAAACTGAAGATAATTGATTTAGTGTTATTTCATTCTAAATTTTTATCCTGAATGCAGGCTCAGTATATAATGAGTCCGCGGTTGGGGACGTACCCCAGCTTAGCACAGACAAGAATGAGATATGGTCTGCTCCGTTTActgagaaagaggtgtttgaggCAGTCACACAAATGAAACACAATAAGGCTCCTGGTCCAGATGGTTTTCCAGCAGAGTTTTATAAGAGATGCTGGCATATCATCAAGGATGACCTCATGCCTATGTTCCATGAATTATTTAACGGCAACctacaactttttcacctaaactTTGGAACAATAACGTTGTTGCCAAAGAAGGAGGAGGCTGTGCGCATTGAGCAGTTCAGGCCGATTTGCCTACTCAGTGtgagtttcaaaattttcactAAGGTAGCCATGAACAGGCTGACGCAGATTGCCAATTCGGTGGTGCACCCAACACAGTCTGCGTTCATGCCGGGGAGACACATCCTAGAAGGGGTGGTTGTCTTACACGAAACTCTACACGAAATCCATTCAAAGAAACTTGATGGGGTTATCTTCAAAgtggatttcgagaaagcgtaCAATAAGGTCAAATGGCCCTTCCTCCAGTAGGCCTTACGCATGAAGGGGTTTGACGATGCCTGGAGGAAATAGGTCGACACCTTCATTCAAGAAGGTAGTGTTGAAATTAAAGTGAATGATGACATAGGTCATTATTTTCAGACGCACAAGGGCTTACGACAGGGAGACCCGATGTCTCCTATTCTGTTCAACATAGTAGCAGATATGTTGGCAGTCCTTATCGGTCGGGCTAAGGAGAATGGACAAGTAGGAGGACTAGTTCCGCATCTTGTGGATGTGGGAGTATCCATACTACAGTACGCTGATGATACTATTATATTCATGGAACATGATCTCGCAAAGGCTAGAAACATGAAGTAGTACTTTGCCTATTTGAACAATTGTCGGGACTGATAATTAATTTTAACAAGAGTGAATTGTTCTGTTTTGGGAGGGccaaagaagaacaagaagcgTATAGATAACTATTCGGATGTGAAATGGGTTCCCTACCATTCTCGTACCTAGGGATACCAATTCACCATCGGAAATTATCGAATAAGGAGTGAAAGTGCCTTGAAGATCGATTTGAGAAAAAACTAAGCTGCTGGAAGGGCAAGCTTATGTCATATGGGGGCCGGCTAGTGTTGATAAATTCAGTTCTAACTAGTATGCCGATGTTACTCTTATCTTTCTTTGAAGTGCCAGTTGGGGTACGGAAAAGATTAGATTTTTATCGATCTCGTTTTTTCTGGCAATGTGATGAAGTAAAAACGAAATACAGATTGTCCAGATGGGATATAATTTGCAGACCCAAAGACCAAGGTGGATTAGGGGTTGACAACTTAGAGGTTAAAAATAGATGCCTACTTAGCAAAAAGCTATTTAGGTTGTTTGTTGAGACCGAGGGTACATGGGTACAAATTTTGCGTAATAAGTACGTACAATCTAAGACATTGGCCCAGGTTACTTTAAGACCTAATGACTCGCCTTTCTGGAAGGGGTTAATGAAGACGaaagaaacctttttttagagGGTGAAGTTTAATGTTGGTAATGGCAACGGTACTAGATTCTGGGAAGACACATGGTTAGGGGGATGCCTTTAGCCCTACAGTATCCCACACTATATAATATTGTACAACGTAAGGAGGCCTACGCAGCTACAGTATTACAGTCGGTTCCACTAAACATTCAGTTCAGGAGGACTTATTGGGGGAATGCTGGCTCTCTTGACTTCATCTGATGCGTAGGTTGATGGATGTTCAACTCTCTCACCAGCCAGATACCATCCACTGGAAATTATCCACGAATGGTAGGTTAACGGTGAAATATATGTACTTAGACTTAATTAACTCTGGGCCAATAACAAGATCACTTCACATATGGAAGGTTAAAGTTCCGTTAAGAATCAAAATCTTCATGTGGTTTGTACACAAGGAAGTGATTTTAACCAAGGAGAACTTGATCAAGCGAAGATGGGTGGGTAGTTCACGATGTTGTTTTTGTGATCAGAATGAAACCATAAAACACCTCTTTCTCGATTGTCCTCTGGCCAAACTACTTTGGCGCACGATACATATAGCCTTCAACGTTAGCCCTCCAATTAGTATCGACACGTTATTTGGGACGTGGCTAACCGGAGTGGAATCAAATACTGCAGGACATATTGGGATAGGGATATGCGCACTACTTTGGGCTATatggaactgcagaaatgataTCATCTTTAATAGGAAAAATTTCATCAACTTTTTGCAGGTTATATATAGAGCCACTGCATGGATCCGTATGTGGTCGTTACTCACTCATGCGGACTCGAGGGAGCTTTTGCCTATTGGGTGCAACTGATGGGAGATGGTACCATGGGTTATCtacaaccggtttggatggcgatCCAATAATAGGATAGGTGTTTAGTCATCTGGGCCTATTTTTCGCCGGTTGTGGCAGTttttgttttatctttgttcATTTTATGCTCCTTCTGTGAGCCTTTACTCAACTTAAGACTTTGTTTTGGATCTTCAGTTAAATAAAATGGCTGCATGCAtcattctgatgcagaggccgggggatGTCCTCCTTTTCgaaaagaaaaaataataataatccATTGCCAATTACACTTTATTTAACTTGTActtcctccgtcccaaaataagtgtctcaactttgtactagctctagtacaaatttgtactaagctgaagacacttattttgggacggagggagtgtTAAGGAGTATTAGTATTGGTCTAGGAGTCCTTATTAGTCTATGTTTAGTTTCCTTGCACCTCAAGTCTTGTGTAATATATATATGCCCCTTCGGCCTTCAATAAAGATAAGTTGCTTTCCTAATATGGTATTAGAGCCTAGGTTTAGGTCTCCGGACGCCGCAACTCGTCCTTACGATCCACTAGTTTTTTTTTTCTCGGTCGATCTATTCTTCTCTGGATCGATCTCGTCTTCCGCTGTCGTTCGCGGGGCACCTGCCGCCCAGCTGCTTCGCTGGATCCAAACTGGTGACGAGTGCGCCCATGACGTGCGCCTGCACAGCCGTGATCGCCTGCATGGATCAAAGCCCGCCTCGCCTGGTTGGCTACTGTGCTGCGTTCGCACCTGTGCGCCAGATCGGGTTACCTCGTCCAGCTCCAGATCGATGTGCGTGCTGCTGCGTTTCAGGCTGCTGTGCTATAGCTGCTGCTTTGCTGCTGAGTTCGCTCCTGCATACTAGCTGCTGTCTTTCCGTTCCCATCTTGATTTCAACAACAAAAAAAAGGAGTCCAATGTCTTCTGCATACACGATGGATTTTGCATCTTTGTGTCGTGTATGCTTCCTAGATTTTACCTTCCTTGTTTTCTGCTGTGTCCACCAAATCCGTTGATATTTTGTGTTTCTCATGTCATGCGAGTCCACCAAACTTTTGTCCGTCAGCCTTTTTCTGGTCATTGTCCTCTCTATAGGATTTCTGTGGCCTCTCTTTGCATTGTTGATCTAAGCTCATTCTCTTGCCGCCGAGTTTCTTTCGCCGTCGGTTTTCATGGGCCATGATTCTTTAAGCAATGCTTCTTCTCTTGATGGCCATCTTCTTTTGACAACCCATCTTCTCTTGATACTTCTATTGTATCTTCTATTGGTGCGGTGTCTTCCTCTGATGTGCCATCTCTTCGTTATCCCCTTTGGCGACTCGACAGGTTTTGAAGACTCTTCATGCTACAACGACACTCTCAAGACGCGGATTTGGATTATCATTTTTTTTAGTATTACACTTCTTCAAATGCAATGCTATTGCATACGCTTTGCATTTGAGGGGGGGTGTTAAGGAGTATTAGTATTGGTCTAGGAGTCCTTATTAGTCTATGTTTAGTTTCCTTGCACCTCAAGTCTTGGGTAATATATATATGCCCCTTGGGCCTTCAATAAAGATAAGTTGCTTTCCTAATATGTTGACGTATAATGTGCTGCCTAGTCTTTTCCATCAGATCGGtcttttggttgcattggctagagcatgcacttctacatggtatcggagccaagaggtcttgagttcaagaccCGGGCTGGCGCAATTATATTGGAGTATGTTGTAACTATGTTAGATATCTCATTCAATGTTGCATTAGCTAATTGTGATTTTTCAGTATATATTGTCATTAGTACATCTAATAATGATTAATGAGGAAAATTAGCAAGTATAAGGAGGCATCAGTGGGCACTGATGGATTTACCCTACTATGATATTAAACGTCACTGTGTGATGAAACCCACAGGATTTAAAGACATTAGAGCTATATGGACACTTAATTAAGCTACCTTTAAAGCCATGAAAGCATCCTCCATGGCACGTCGTCGAACAACCATGTCAGCTCGTCGCAGATCTGCCTGGGTTTGCAAATAGCTGTTGTATTAGATCAGCATGAAACCATGGATTAAACAGTAACATACTAATAGCATATTAGCATGGTTATTAAGCAATTTAAACGGGTACTACAATGACATAGATATGGGTGCAGCTTTATCGACAGTATGAATGAGAAATGTATGTTACTTAAGTCTATTAACTACTTCCTACAAAATGAGTGAAGAAAGAATTTGTACAGACCTACCTCCAAAGCACCATCACTCCAATGTTGATCTGCTGCTTTCTTCAAGTCTGAATGAGCTCGCTCCTTCAATATCTGATTATGTACAGAGGTCAAATTAACATATTAGAAGTATAACGGAACCAATATAATACATAGATGGCATATGAAACATTCCATACGAACAGATCTAATACATACTCTAGCAAAATTGGTTAGGTGGGCTGCCCGTTCCTTCACACTGTTATCAATCTTTCGGGTGTCCTTCCTTGCACGAGCTTTCAGGCAATCTTACATTTAGATGAGGAATTAAATCTTATGGAAGGAAAAACTTATAGCTTGTTATGTGAAAGAGCATGTACCATCAAGCTTGAGAAACCCCAACCCTAATACAGCAACATCCTTAGATGCACGTTTGTTCAACCTTGTGATGCCACTAAGAGTAAAAGGATTTCAGATATCAAAATTCAGAATAGCAATACAAATAAATACATTGTTTCTACCAAGGAAAACAATTACATGAGGGAATATCAATGATGCACAGGGAACAAGAGTACCGTGAAAGCAAAAGAATATCACTCTGAGCTCTTTCATTCACAAACTTTGCATCATTGTAGACAAATTGGCACGCTTTAGACAGCCCTTGAGTAGAATATAGTGTTTTTTCCTGAGCTGCAACTTGACTATCTGAAAAATGTGACATTCCTCTTGTTTGCTCATCAAAATCCCTGCAACAGAAGATTAAGAATATGGAACTAAAAATGACGAACTATATCTGCTTAATGACCATGTGCAGTTTACCTTATATGATTTTAGAATTCTGGTACAGAACTTCAGTTTATGTTGGAAGAAACTAGACATTTCTGAAAATCATGAAAACTACTATATAAAACTAGAGGAAGTCTTCTTTGACACTGAAATTGTTTCTTAGTCTTCAGCTGACTGAGTGTAATATTACAAGTCAAAAAAATAGGACGAAGGATTATGATAGCAGGCGTTAGCTTTACAATAATATGTATTGCATGAGTTCAGTGTAACGAAACAAAATACAGACAAAGTACTCAATATTATCTTTATTTTTCATGCTAACAAAGGTACATGGATTCTGACAGATTATTCGTTTGTGTgcggatgtgtgtgtgtgtacctgtaaggattgttgccatcttcagGAATATTGCACTCTGTAGTTTCACTGCCACTACGAGAACCATAAGAATGGCACCGAACATTCAGACCTTGTTGGAGTAGGTAACCATTGGACTTCGCATTCGTTTTCCAATGCCTATCGTTTGGAAAGGACCTGATGATATGATATCCGTTCATCCACTTCCTTACCTCTACCTCTTGTGGTAAACAATTCGATGCTACGCAGCGTAGTGCTTTCAGCTTACACGGCATTCTGTGTTTATCATTATAGCACACCCCACTAGATGCTATGGTACCAGATATTTGGCTAGCCATATGTGTTGAATCTGTACGTGTACTACAGATTATGAACCTTTGGCCTGACAAAATCCCTATGCCTTCATTTAGCAGATTTTCAGCCAATTTGAAACTGATATTTCAGTACCTGATGTCAAAGACGGGCATTAGTTTCACGTCAAAACAAATGAATACACATAGACCAAGAGTCTACTTTGCAGTGCACAAACTTATGTCTACATAATACAGGTACAGATGATCATTTCTAGACAAAATGTAAAAAAAAACAGTTAATAAATGCATCAAAGGTGGCACATGGGGGATAATATAGGTGGTCGTTTTGAACTGGGGTTAGTTCAAAACTGTGACACTTTTTATGGAAAGGAGGTAGTATATACTTGGTAGTTTCTTATTCTAATAACTGACGTGCATAGTATTGTCGGGATTACAGCTACACACGGAATGAAGTTGTACGCTTTGTGACACCATGAGAAAATATTTCTAGTTTAACATTTTTCTTTTGAGCCGCTAGTTTAACATTGTTGGGAGTGAACACATAGTGTGTGATTCACAAAGCAGACCCCGAAAACAACACTGGCCTCTCACAAATACAGTCTCACTCGAGAAACTGGCACACAAATCACACACGCTACCTGCAACACAGCACGCTCGGCAGTACGAACGACTATCATGGCATGCAGATGCAGGATCCATTGCTGTCTATGCCTAGCAAAGGAAACCACACAAAGGAAGTAGCGATGAGAAGGACAGCGCCTGCACTTACTGTTTCATGCGAAGGAGTTTGGAGACCGGGGAAGGACGACAGGGAGGAGCAAGAGGGGAGGGAGATCAAGCGCGATAGTACAGGGAGCAAGGTAGGGGACGCTAAGGACGAACGAGTGTGGGAGGAGAATCCGGAGGCGCGGGGAGGCCACACATGTTAGGTGGCGAAGTGGTATGGCAGCCACCAGTTGTACCTGCGGCGGGAGGGAAGCCAACGGGCTGGGACCGCGTTACTATGATCCGATATTCTGTGGCCACGATTTCATTGCCCGGGACAACAGCTTGACGGTTAGGGCATCTCCCAACGCCGACCCCTAACAGCATCTTCACTGTTCGGCGCCTCCACGGAGTGAAATAGTGCCTCTTGGATGTGAGCCGGCGTTATTTTCATCGTGGGGGTGGTTGGATTCCCATCCGACGCCTCAAGTTGGCCCCCAGACACTCTTTTTAAAAATATAGTTCGGCTAAAATTTGAAGAATTTGGATGAAATTAGGACGAAATTCATTCATATTTGTACATAATTTAAAAGACATAATTTTAAAAAACATGATTTAAACCCTAAAACTACGCGCTCGCCACTCCGAGCCTTCTACACGCTGAGAAGCTTCTAGAAGTTGGTGtagtcgccgccgtcgccgccccgcacGCTGTTGTCCGTCCTTGTTGCAGCCTTGCCCTGGGCCTCCTCGTCGCTGTCGACCTGTCGTCGAGGATGACGACGCCACCCTCCTCGCGGCCACGGTGCCGAACGTCGATCTTCTCGCGGACGTGGTCGTCCCACGCCCACTTCAGGCAGGTTTCCTCCTTGGCGGCCATGGCGAGGTGCTCCTACTTGACGACAGGTGGCGTCGCGGGCTCCTTCTTCGGCCTGACCAGGCAAAGGTGGCCGCAGGGAGGGGAAGGCCAGCGGCGGCGGCCCTCTTTTATGAAAAAGTTGCTGCTGCGTCGGCGCACCTGCATC containing:
- the LOC125512612 gene encoding senescence-associated protein OSA15, chloroplastic isoform X1, encoding MASQISGTIASSGVCYNDKHRMPCKLKALRCVASNCLPQEVEVRKWMNGYHIIRSFPNDRHWKTNAKSNGYLLQQGLNVRCHSYGSRSGSETTECNIPEDGNNPYRDFDEQTRGMSHFSDSQVAAQEKTLYSTQGLSKACQFVYNDAKFVNERAQSDILLLSRGITRLNKRASKDVAVLGLGFLKLDDCLKARARKDTRKIDNSVKERAAHLTNFARILKERAHSDLKKAADQHWSDGALEADLRRADMVVRRRAMEDAFMALKFVRDIHDMMATKLQYQWFISHANLTRFITLEKNGKILKLFPREVSTDQIAAIEDAYLNMASALSEADGIDYTNPEELELLVAALIDLDAMDGKKSVSLIVECSSSPDVNTRKALANALAAAPSMWTLGNAGMGALQRLAQDSNPAVASSAARAIGELRKQWELEEGDSLRFVMNQNLISEETDSES
- the LOC125512612 gene encoding senescence-associated protein OSA15, chloroplastic isoform X2 → MASQISGTIASSGVCYNDKHRMPCKLKALRCVASNCLPQEVEVRKWMNGYHIIRSFPNDRHWKTNAKSNGYLLQQGLNVRCHSYGSRSGSETTECNIPEDGNNPYRDFDEQTRGMSHFSDSQVAAQEKTLYSTQGLSKACQFVYNDAKFVNERAQSDILLLSRGITRLNKRASKDVAVLGLGFLKLDARARKDTRKIDNSVKERAAHLTNFARILKERAHSDLKKAADQHWSDGALEADLRRADMVVRRRAMEDAFMALKFVRDIHDMMATKLQYQFITLEKNGKILKLFPREVSTDQIAAIEDAYLNMASALSEADGIDYTNPEELELLVAALIDLDAMDGKKSVSLIVECSSSPDVNTRKALANALAAAPSMWTLGNAGMGALQRLAQDSNPAVASSAARAIGELRKQWELEEGDSLRFVMNQNLISEETDSES